The genomic DNA GCCAACGAAGAAGGCCGGAAACAAGTGGAGAAAGTGGAGGTGAATACTCACAACATCGACACTTTGAAACATATTGAAAAGAAGTTGGTGGATAAAGGGTTGCACCGCCTCGAGCGGCACCCGCGGGACGGGATACCGCTCGAGAAGCAGCCGAAAGGGGGGCGGGGAGGGAAGTATACGTGGGACGGGCCGGGTGGGATGGTTGAGGACGAACTAGACCCAGCTCCGGCCGCGGTGGATGAGAAGGACCCGAATTATGTTAGTGAAGAGGAGGAGGAGAAGGTGGCGAGAGAGGTGGATGGGGTGGTGGTTGGGGAGGTTGAGGTGGCGAAAGTGGTGGAGCAAGGGGTTGGTAGGGTGGAGGTGGATCCTCACTTGAAACTTGCTTGATAGATTAATGGTTGGTCGTTTTGAGTATTTGTTTTGTGACTATGAGTTATGTGGTATGTGTATTGAATTTCTGTTGTACTTTTGAAATATCTAACGATGTTGAATGAATGAAAGGTGTATTTTCATAATGGTCCAAAGTGGCCTTTGTACAACATTATTGAACTCTCTTTTCCGGTACGGTTTAGAGATATGCATAAACTAATAACACTTTCCAAACGCCCAAAATGAGAGTTATATGTTTGCTACAAAATGGAATATACTAGTGAAATTTCCCGCCATACGCGGCGGGATTCAACGTTATCGACTCGTCCCGTTTTGAAACGGGATGAGCACGGTATCTGTTCGGTACTCgttcggtaccgaaccggtatcgAAAGTACCGGTAACGAAAAACGGGGAAAAGTGGTACCGTAGCGAATacaccggttcggtaccggtaccgaaacgGTATCGGTACTTACCGGTGTTTTACTCGTAAATAGCGGTACCGTACCGGTTGGCTATAAAAATTAATTCCCCGCGCTACGCGGCAGGGAATTCGAACGTTATCGATTCGTTTGTGTTATGTAACGGGATGAGCACGGCACATACCGAAAGCACCGGTACCGAAAAAGGGGGAAAgtggtactggtaccgaatacACCGGTTCGGTACCGTTACCGGTACTAATACGGTATAGGTACTTACCGGTGTTTTACCTGTAAATACCGGTACCCTACCGGTACTGAAAAACAGGAACAACGGGAACCGGTACCGGTAacgaatatacccggtacggtttggtaccggttcggtacccc from Helianthus annuus cultivar XRQ/B chromosome 7, HanXRQr2.0-SUNRISE, whole genome shotgun sequence includes the following:
- the LOC110874677 gene encoding uncharacterized protein LOC110874677, whose protein sequence is MQIDDKQEKVTFRAVSANEEGRKQVEKVEVNTHNIDTLKHIEKKLVDKGLHRLERHPRDGIPLEKQPKGGRGGKYTWDGPGGMVEDELDPAPAAVDEKDPNYVSEEEEEKVAREVDGVVVGEVEVAKVVEQGVGRVEVDPHLKLA